One region of Oryza glaberrima chromosome 7, OglaRS2, whole genome shotgun sequence genomic DNA includes:
- the LOC127779615 gene encoding histone-lysine N-methyltransferase family member SUVH2-like: MEMDTSPSSSAPSSPAASSDSIDLNFLPFLKREPKSEPASPERGPLPLPAAAPPPPPPPPPPPPPPQVQAATVATPVPATPDLSAAAVMTPLQSLPPNPEEETLLAEYYRLATLYLSSAGAAGVIVPAAAPEASAGAVAQPGSGSGAKKRRPRSSELVRVSSLSVQDQIYFRDLVRRARITFESLRGILLRDDERAEVLGLTGVPGFGAVDRRRVRADLRAAALMGDRDLWLNRDRRIVGPIPGISVGDAFFFRMELCVLGLHGQVQAGIDFVTAGQSSSGEPIATSIIVSGGYEDDDDRGDVLVYTGHGGRDPNLHKHCVDQKLEGGNLALERSMAYGIEIRVIRAVKSKRSPVGKVYFYDGLYKVVDYWLDRGKSGFGVYKYKMLRIEGQESMGSVNFRLAEQLKVNALTFRPTGYLSFDISMGREIMPVALYNDVDDDRDPLLFEYLARPIFPSSAVQGKFAEGGGGCECTENCSIGCYCAQRNGGEFAYDKLGALLRGKPLVYECGPYCRCPPSCPNRVSQKGLRNRLEVFRSRETGWGVRSLDLIKAGTFICEFSGIVLTHQQSEIMAANGDCLVRPSRFPPRWLDWGDVSDVYPEYVAPNNPAVPDLKFSIDVSRARNVACYFSHSCSPNVFVQFVLFDHYNAAYPHLMIFAMENIPPLRELSIDYGMIDEWVGKLTM; encoded by the coding sequence ATGGAGATGGACACATCGCCATCGTcttcggcgccgtcgtcgccggcggcgtcgtcggacTCCATCGACCTCAATTTCCTGCCGTTCCTCAAGAGGGAGCCCAAGTCGGAGCCGGCTTCACCGGAGCGAGGGCCTCTGCCGCTGCCGGCagcggcaccgccgcctccacctccgccgccgcccccaccaccgccaccgcaggtgcaggcggcgacggtggcaacTCCGGTGCCGGCGACGCCCGacctctcggcggcggcggtgatgacgCCGCTGCAGTCGCTGCCGCCGAACCCCGAGGAGGAGACGCTCCTGGCGGAGTACTACCGGCTCGCGACGCTATACCTGTCGTCGGCGGGGGCGGCCGGCGTAatcgtgccggcggcggcgccggaggcctCCGCGGGGGCGGTGGCGCAGCCCGGGTCGGGGTCCGGCGCGAAGAAGCGGCGGCCGCGGTCGTCGGAGCTGGTGCGGGTGTCCTCGCTGAGCGTGCAGGACCAGATCTACTTCCGGGACCTGGTGCGCCGGGCGCGCATCACGTTCGAGTCTCTCCGCGGGATCCTGCTGCGGGACGACGAGCGCGCGGAGGTGCTCGGCCTCACGGGCGTCCCCGGGTTCGGCGccgtcgaccgccgccgcgtccgcgccgACCTGCGTGCCGCGGCGCTGATGGGGGACCGAGACCTGTGGCTCAACCGCGACCGCCGAATCGTGGGGCCGATCCCGGGGATCTCGGTTGGGGACGCCTTCTTCTTCCGCATGGAGCTTTGCGTGCTAGGGCTACACGGCCAGGTGCAGGCTGGGATCGACTTTGTCACGGCTGGGCAGTCTTCCTCAGGGGAGCCCATAGCCACATCTATCATCGTGTCCGGTGGGTATGAAGACGATGACGATCGCGGCGATGTACTTGTGTACACAGGACATGGTGGTCGTGACCCCAACCTCCACAAGCATTGTGTTGATCAGAAGCTTGAGGGTGGCAACCTTGCCCTCGAGCGTAGCATGGCCTATGGTATTGAGATCCGCGTGATCCGTGCTGTCAAGTCCAAGCGCAGCCCCGTCGGCAAGGTATACTTCTATGATGGCCTCTATAAGGTTGTTGACTACTGGCTTGACCGTGGGAAGTCTGGCTTCGGTGTTTACAAGTACAAAATGCTGCGCATCGAGGGGCAGGAGTCGATGGGCTCTGTAAATTTTCGACTAGCCGAACAGCTTAAGGTCAATGCCCTGACTTTCCGGCCAACAGGGTATTTGAGCTTTGATATTTCCATGGGTCGAGAGATCATGCCGGTTGCACTGTACAATGATGTTGATGATGATCGTGACCCACTTTTATTTGAGTATCTGGCGCGGCCAATATTTCCGTCCTCTGCAGTCCAAGGGAAGTTTGCTGAGGGTGGTGGCGGGTGTGAGTGCACTGAGAATTGCTCAATTGGATGTTACTGTGCACAGAGGAATGGCGGTGAGTTTGCATATGACAAGCTCGGTGCTCTTTTACGGGGCAAACCACTGGTATATGAGTGTGGGCCATATTGCCGGTGCCCACCTAGTTGCCCCAACAGGGTTAGTCAGAAGGGGCTTAGGAATCGGCTTGAGGTATTCCGGTCAAGGGAGACTGGGTGGGGTGTTCGGTCTTTGGATCTCATTAAGGCTGGAACCTTCATCTGTGAGTTTAGTGGGATAGTGCTCACTCATCAACAGTCAGAGATTATGGCTGCGAATGGTGATTGCTTGGTGCGGCCAAGCAGGTTCCCTCCAAGGTGGTTAGATTGGGGTGATGTCTCTGATGTCTATCCAGAGTATGTGGCACCAAACAATCCAGCTGTTCCTGACTTGAAATTTTCAATTGATGTGTCAAGGGCAAGGAATGTGGCTTGTTATTTCAGCCATAGTTGCAGTCCAAATGTGTTTGTCCAGTTTGTGCTGTTTGACCATTACAACGCAGCTTATCCTCACCTCATGATCTTTGCCATGGAGAACATTCCACCATTGAGGGAGCTAAGCATTGACTATGGAATGATTGATGAATGGGTGGGAAAGTTAACCATGTAG